The Chamaesiphon minutus PCC 6605 DNA window TAGTAGCGGCATTGGTAAAGCGATCGCACTGACACTGATCGATCGAGGAGCAACAGTATGTTTAATTGGCCGAGATTTAGACAGATTAAAAACGGCGACTGCATCTATCTCAGCACACAAATCTCGGATTTTTTACGATCGAGCAGACTTACTAGTAGATGAAGATATCCATAGATCGATCGAAACTATTAAATCGACACACGAACGCATTGATGTCCTAATTCACAGTGCTGGTGAGATCTTACTCGGCAATCTAGACACAGCCCCGATCGCAGATTTCGATCGACAATATCGGCTCAATGTTCGCGCGCCCTATCTCCTGACTCAAAAACTTTTACCTTTACTCAAAGCTAGTCAAGGGCAAATTGTGTTTATCAATTCCAGCGTTTGTCAGAATGCCAAAGCCGGAATCGGACAATATACGGCGACAAAACAGGCTTTGAAAGCCATTGCCGATTGTCTGAGGGCAGAAGTCAATGTTGACGGTGTTCGAGTTGTCAGTTT harbors:
- a CDS encoding SDR family oxidoreductase translates to MMSVFADRVVVITGASSGIGKAIALTLIDRGATVCLIGRDLDRLKTATASISAHKSRIFYDRADLLVDEDIHRSIETIKSTHERIDVLIHSAGEILLGNLDTAPIADFDRQYRLNVRAPYLLTQKLLPLLKASQGQIVFINSSVCQNAKAGIGQYTATKQALKAIADCLRAEVNVDGVRVVSFYVGQTATPMQAALYATAGKLYQPDRLLQPQDIADTVLHTISLSPTAEVTDVYIRPLTVDSR